The DNA region ACTTCGCCGAACTCGTTTTCGATGACGGCGATTTTTTTGCCGTGCTGCTCGGTGAGGATGCGGTTGAGCAGCGTGGTTTTACCGGCGCCGAGGAAGCCGGTGAGGACGGTGACGGGGATGGGAGCGTTGGCGTCGGACATGGTGAGGAAGAGTGAAGGGTGAAAAGTGAAGAGTGAAAGACGGAAGGGAAGAAAGTCGGAAGCGGAGTCGGAGCGTGTCGCTGGTGCAGGGCGAAGGCGCGCAAGCAACGGCAGGGGGGCGAGGGCGTCAAGGGGCGGGGCGAGGACGGCGTGCTTGCGTTGAGCGGTGTGAGCGCATGAGCGTGGGGGAGCTTTCGATGAAAAACTCCACCACGGGCAGCGGCGATGCGGCGGCGAAGAATGGGATTTTGATTTTGCACGCGACGGCGGGTGCGGGTCACACGCGGGCGGCGCAGGCGATCGGGGCGGCGCTGAAGGCGCGGGGCGAGGCGTTTCAGCTCGTGGACATCCTGGACTGCACGCCGGCGCTTTTCCGGCGGATGTATGTGAAGTCGTACATCGATCTGGTGCAGAAGGCGCCGGAGCTGTGGGGGTATTTATACGACCGGATGGATGTTGTGCGCCCGGCGACGAGCAAGCGGGTGAAGGCGCGGCTGGCGTTTAATCAGCTGAACAGCCAGCCGTTCAAAAAGCTGCTCAAGGAGAGCGCGCCGAGGGCGATCGTGTGCACGCATTTTTTGCCGCTGGAGCTGCTGTCGGATTTGAAGGGGCGCGGGAAGATCGACGTGCCGGTGCACGCGGTCGTCACGGATGTGAGTCCGCATGCGTTGTGGGTGTATCCGAATATCGATTGTTATCACGTTGCGACGGCGTCTGCGGCGCGGGAGCTGGTGCGGAAAGGTTATCCCGCGGAGAAGATTCGCGTGACGGGGATTCCGGTCGATCCGGTGTTCGCGGAGCGGACGGCGGGGCCGGCGGCGCGGGCAAAACTCGGGCTGCCGGAAAAGCCGACGGTGCTGTTGTCGTCGGGCGGATTCGGCGTGGGGCCGATGGTGGAGGCACTAGAGTCGTTTCGCGCGAGCAGCGCGGAGATTTCGCTCGTGGTGGTGGCGGGGAAGAATGCGGAGCTGGAGAAGAAATGCCGCGAAGTGGCGAAGACGTTGCGCGTGCCCGTGACGGTGCATGGGTTCGTGACAAATATGCACGAGCTGATGGATGCGGCGGATCTGATTGTGACGAAACCGGGCGGGCTCACGACGACGGAGGTGCTGGCGAAGGGGAAGCCGATGGCGCTGGTGTCACCGATCCCGGGACAGGAGCAGCGCAACTGCGAATATCTGCTCGAGGCGGGCGCGGCGGTGCGGCTCTACGATGTGGGCGACGCGGCGTTTTACCTGACGGGGTGGCTGGCCGATGCAGAGCGCATGAAGCGCATGACGGCGGCGGCGAAGGCGATCGCGAGGCCGAGAGCGGCGAACGATATCGCGGGGGCGTTGCTGGGCGGGGTGTGAGTGGAGTCTAAACTTTCATGACGCGGAAAAAACTCACGGCGGCGCTTATTTTTTCATCACTGGTTCTCATGACGACGACAGCGGTAACGGCGGACGACGAGTTGCACACGATCGTGGACGATGGCTGGGTGGGGGCGCAGGGATTTCATTTTTCGGGGAGACTGACCGAAGTGCGGCGTGGTGCGGAGAAAGGCGCGAGCAAGTGGAGCGCGTTTTATCGGAGCACGCGGATGCTTTTCACGAGTGGAGAGGAAGGCGCGGTGACATGGCGCGTAGGAAAGATGGAATGGACGACGCGGGCGGACGATCACGGGTATTGGGAGCTGACAGCGAATACGCCGCTGGGGCTGGCGCCGGGCTGGCATGAGATCGAGGCGGTGCCGGCGGCGAGTGGTCCGGCGGGCGTGCTGGTGCCTGATCCGCGCAATGCGCTCGGGCTCATCTCGGATATCGACGACACGATTCTGGTGAGCGAAGTGCTGAGTAAGCGGCGGTTGCTCAGCAACAGCCTGATGGTGCCTGCGGAGGAACGCAGCGCGGTGCCAGGGCTGGCGGATCTTTACCAGCGGAT from Nibricoccus aquaticus includes:
- a CDS encoding MGDG synthase family glycosyltransferase, with product MKNSTTGSGDAAAKNGILILHATAGAGHTRAAQAIGAALKARGEAFQLVDILDCTPALFRRMYVKSYIDLVQKAPELWGYLYDRMDVVRPATSKRVKARLAFNQLNSQPFKKLLKESAPRAIVCTHFLPLELLSDLKGRGKIDVPVHAVVTDVSPHALWVYPNIDCYHVATASAARELVRKGYPAEKIRVTGIPVDPVFAERTAGPAARAKLGLPEKPTVLLSSGGFGVGPMVEALESFRASSAEISLVVVAGKNAELEKKCREVAKTLRVPVTVHGFVTNMHELMDAADLIVTKPGGLTTTEVLAKGKPMALVSPIPGQEQRNCEYLLEAGAAVRLYDVGDAAFYLTGWLADAERMKRMTAAAKAIARPRAANDIAGALLGGV
- a CDS encoding phosphatase domain-containing protein → MTRKKLTAALIFSSLVLMTTTAVTADDELHTIVDDGWVGAQGFHFSGRLTEVRRGAEKGASKWSAFYRSTRMLFTSGEEGAVTWRVGKMEWTTRADDHGYWELTANTPLGLAPGWHEIEAVPAASGPAGVLVPDPRNALGLISDIDDTILVSEVLSKRRLLSNSLMVPAEERSAVPGLADLYQRIAKKNPAPESTPIFYVSGSPRQLTDSIRRFLKVNGFPRGVLQLKEISTERGDSLSDTPTYKRKHIDRILAAFPGVKFMLIGDDGEHDPEIFAAVAEKYPERVEGVWIRRVHDDLTRAKFTGQRDLTELLVVEKTE